The nucleotide sequence ACGCGCACCTACCCACGCAGAGAGAGAACACTGATGCCTCACCACACAACACTTTCTCCATTCTTACCCTGTTCGAGAGGCTCCGATCCGAGAACCAGCCGTCGTTTTTTCGCCTGGAATGTATCCGAGATGAGCTGATGCTTCCGCTTCATGGGGCTGGAGGTGGGGGCTAAAGATGGGAGACATAGTCATTATGCTACCTGCTCCGTAGACCAGGTATGCAGAACTctcttccatcagccacagcccagggatgatgagagttgtagtccagcaacatttagagggccacaggttcctcacacctgccaCAGACCCTTGCCAGCCTTTattccccccctcaccccccttcAATACTGAGGGCCATTTCAGAAACCAGTGTCTTCCTTCTTCTCAGCCTTTCAGTCATAATGGTCCTTCCCTTCTTCCAATATATTTCTGGGCGTTCTGCAATGAGCTACACCTCCCATCTCTAATCCATCCCAAAAGGTCCCTCAGCATTCATTCTGGTCAATATATCACAATCCTATTGTCCTCAGAATACCCTTGATGCTGCAGATTGCACACAACCCACAACTTTCATTTCCCTGGCACCTCAGTTTAAGGCTGACGGCATTCATACTGGCAAGCCCTGTCTCCTGTGTTATTAAGTACTAGCTGGCATGCAGAAATTAAGGAGGCAAAGCTCTCCCCTCATCACTTCCCTGCCATGCCCTGAAGAACTTCAGTTGCTTAGTATCTGCAAGTCAAACAACTTCAAAGGCACAGGGGAAGCAAAACAAGTTGGATGTGATCAAATGCTGATCAAATAGTCTGTTCATCTAATTGGATGCTGTAGTAGTGTGTGCTTTGCATATGAGTGATTCCAGTTGCTGCTTTTTCTAGCCTGGCTTCATCATCTGGCTTCAATTTTGCCTATGAATGTTACTGTCATCTTCTGTGTATGCAGTGTAATAAATGGCTTTATATTAACAATAGCATCAGCTTCCTATTCCTCCCCCCCGCCACTTTCAtcaatactgtgtgtgtgtacacgtgtgcgcatccacacacacaccaaccaagTTAGAGGGCTAGAGCAAAGCAGGCTCTGCCCCATGCAAGCTAATGCCAAAACCAAacaattctcttttttaaaaaaaatgttatcatCAAAATTTACAAATaccattaaaagaaaatgtatttcCATGACACATCAATCTGTTTTGAAAACACGATATTCTGTGATAACCTTGGATAAATTTATTATAACACAATTACTTTCTTCGGAGCAGAGCCCACTTTATTAGTAGCAGTCATGTCACAGGGCAGTTCactacataaaaatacaaaacgagaaaccaaaatacattttaaaaaaaccaataacacagctcccacaaacacattattattattgtgcaaaCCCATTGCTCTTGTGTAAGAGGAATAGTACTGTAGTTTCAAAAGTGAAGATGTAAATAGACTAGCGTATTACGGAAGCAAAATCTTCTGAAACGCCACTAGTTGCATCCAAGACCCGCTcaagaggagacccattgaaccAAATAGCCCTAAGTTAGTGatgtccactgatttcattgagtcctcctctccctcccctcttccccgCCCCCTGGATCCCCTCCTCCATTTAAAGCGCCTCCGACTCACAAAGCGACCCTTGTAGTCTCTCACCTGCCAGTCCCCGCTTCCGGCCAGAGCTGCCTCTGATGACGTCGCAGCTGCTGCTTCGTCTCCAAAACAAGCCTCTCCGAGTCCCCACCCGAGTCGGCAAAGCTCCTGGCTGCCCGCCTCCGGAAGATGACGTCACTCCCCATCACTCACGCACCCCCTCCAACCCCACCCCTTTGACACTCTCGCCGACTGCCCGCCATCTTTATTCCGGGCGGGACGAAGCTACCTCAGATTAACGCTGGGCTGAAGCCGCCATCTCCATCGAGAACAGGGAATGAAGCCGATCTCGCAGCCATTTTGGATATGGGAAAGAAACCGGTAGGAGGGAAAGATAACTGTTTTATCCTCGGGAGGCAGAAGGCGGGCTGCGATCGCCACCTGCCGGCCGCGCTTTGCGTGGCACCTCTGGGGTGTTTGCgtgtggcggggtgtgtgtgtggaaacggGCAGGAAATGGGAAGGGCGTTGACTTCGCCTCCCGACTGGCGTCCTGTGATGACGCCATCGCCGCGCGGCCTTACGAGCCGAAGGAACGGAACGCAGCGATTGTTTTGACCAAGATGTCGGGCGCTCGGGTCTTGTTTGGATGGTGACACAAAGGAGACGCGCGAGCTGTGTCCCCGCCTTTCTCTTCATTGCAACGCGAATCGGCGGTGTCCTGCAATGACGTCACAGAAGGTAAGTAAGGGAACCGGGAGGGCTCAAAATGCaaggctgatttatttatttttaatggggggcgggggtgtcTTTCCTTGAATGATTGGCtccaagaggaggagggagaggtagAGGTCAAAAAGCATTTTTGGCAAAAAGCATCCAAGTGGGTGCTGCTgaccaggactcctgggtcccttGCAAGAGGAAAGTGCGTGTGCATGAGCGCATGAATGTGCTGCGCGCATTCTCCCGGGGGGAGCGCGCATAGGTTTTGCGGCTGAAGACTGCGGAGCGCGATCCCcgctggggggaggaggagaggtgagCTGAGGTCCCCCCGGGGTCCAACATTTGACATTCGGAGGATTTGGTGGAAACTTGAATGGGGAAGAAATGGCGGGAAACGAGGGACGGGAGCAGCCTCCGCTTGGGTTGCTGGCTGCACCGCGAAGCCTTCGCGTCTGCATTGCGTGCAAGGAGGTCCGGGTGTTCAACCCCTGGCCTCAGTGGGCTGGGCTGCCTGAAACCCCGCGGAGTCCGTGTTGGAGGAGGCAGTTCCTGACCTGGATGTAGGAGTGGCTGCAAGACCACTAGCATCCATTGACAGCCTCATCTTATCAAATGATACTTCCCTGCTACTGGGAgaaagcatatatatatttatatgcatatAACGCAGCCCAGCATTGCGACTGGCCTGCCGGAAAGGATTGTTGTAAGGGCATCAGAGATGTTCCCACAGGGAAGTGGATAGTTCtgtcggtagagcaggagactctgtctcagggtcatgggtttgagccccatgttgggcaaaagattcttgcattgcaggaggttgggctagattcTTGATTCTATGATATGAGGCTGAGTTAGCTCCCTGTTGTTGGAACTCAAGagtatgtttttatttctttgaatctgccccccccccccggtttccagTGAACATGTATATAAAATATTGCCAGCTTTTATCTTTGTAAGCTGCTGTGGGTAGGCTTTGGCATGAAAGGCATAATGTaaaattttgaaaataaaaaataaaaatgtgaagcaTTTAATAAAGAGCTCAGTAGGATAataccatgagactcttaatctcagggtcatgggtttgagtcccatgttgggtgaaagatcccTACAGTGCAGTAGGTTGgacctgatcactggtcctgcttcctaaggatgatgggagttgcagacacaagtttgggaaagtctgaactagatgatcctcgtggtcccttccaactcggcaACTCTGTGAATTTAATAGCAAAAGGCCCACAGTTTAAAAGTCCCCTTTTaaaacagtgagagctgttcggcagtggaatttgctaccaaggagtgtggtggagtctccttctttggaggtctttaagcggaggcttgacagccatctgtcaggaatgctttgatggtgtttcctgcttagcagggggttggactggatggcccttgtggtctcttccaactctatgattctaggattctccCCTAACCATTTAACATGTGCCTTGAGAGCAGAGAGGGGATTCCCAAAAACACTGTTTGTGGGTGCGACTTATAAGTGCTGAAGGAAGTGATTTCTCAGCGCATGTTCTTGTTGAGAGGGTAAGCAGAGCAATAAAGAAaggagcaaaaaaagaaaattgcgTGTGTGTCGTCCGCTGTGCCCCGTTTTAGTCACGCGGTTATCTGACCACGTAAGGGCGTCTTTTCGGAGTGTTTTTTTTACCACCGCTTTCCCTTGTCAATTGCAGTCCCTGATGAAGCCCGCTATCGACACCAGGACTCACGACCGGGAGGACGACGCCCCCAGAGACTGCAGCGCCAAGCGGCAGAAGAGCGACGCCAAGGCTCCCCTCACTTTGCCCGTCACTCCGTCTCGTTACGatgcccctttccccttttaccgGCGGCCGGCTGAGCTGGGACACTTTTCCCTGGACGCCCAGCGCTGTTACCACGGGGACGCTCGCCGCCTGCGCTACTACGCCCCGCCCCCTGTCGAGGGCCCCTCCCCTGGCTTCGACCTGCGCGACGGCTACCGCGACCGCTATGTGAAGCAGGATGAGACCGTCCGAGAGGGGCTGGAGCACTTGCTGAGGTGGATCACCCAGAACCGGAAGCAGCTGCAGACCGAAGACAAAGGGTGAGGAAGGGCACATTTTTCTCAGTCtgtctctccttcctttctctctccgcATAAGAGAAGGGTTAATGGAGGATCAGGTTATCGGGGATTAGTAGACATATGGACTATGTTTTGCCTCCGCCGTTCCGGCAGTGCTTTGCTTACGTTGTTAGGAAGCcgcttcttattttatttatttattcatccatagatctcagggcggttcacaacataaaaacgcaAGATAGAagcacaaataataaaaacagtattattattttttacaaaaaaacccacacacggGTCAGACCATCTAATGTGGCATTGCCTTGCCTTGACTGGAAATGGCTTCCCAGGATCTTGGGCCCAATCCACCCGGTCCTTTTAAACAGGGAGGCAAACGATCGGACCGGGGACCATGCACTTGTAATGAGAGTGCTGCCTCGCTGAGCAAAGATCTTTCCCTCTgtgttttgcctggcgcctaaaggtgtgcaAGGAAGGCACCAGATGAGCCTACCTGGGGAGAGCACTCtgcaaacggggagccactgcagaaaaggcacattcttgtgttgccactatCCATACTAATAATCCATActatccataataataataataaatttatatgtcacccatctgactgggttgccccagccacaggaaggttaagtccagtcaaaggagactatggtaTGGGGTTGTGGCggccatctcactttcaggccaagggagccggcgtttgtccacatacagctttctgggtcacgtggccagcatgactaaaccgcttctggtgcaacaggccatcatgacggaagccagagcgcacagaagtGCCActtatcttcccgccacagtggtacctatttatctacttgcactggtatgcttgtgaactgctaggttggcaggagctgggacagagcaacgggagctcaccccgtcgcggggattcaaaccttcgatcggcaagccccaagaggctcagtggtttagaccacagcgccacccgggtccctatgtcacccatctgactgggttgccccagtggctcccaacaaaacaaTTAGTAAAAGCACGACATGACAGTACACACTGAAAATGTCTTTGAatagggcagccttcagatgtctttttataACCATATGCAGAGAGGTGTCTGCAGGTTCCTATGTGCCCATTAGGGCTGCGTTGGTGATCCCTGCTTTAACCAGAGTTTGACTTTGTTGGCGGCCTTAGGATACAGAGGCACGGCCCCTGCAGCTCGTGCTTTGCTCTTTTTAACGGTTTTGTCTCCCCCCGCTTTGCAGGCGGCCGCTGAATGCCGACTTTGTGACATGGCGGGGGCACCTCACCAAAGTGCTGACCACGCCCTACGAAAATCAGGACGGTTGGCTGCTGGCTGTGAGCCTCTTCCGTGGGACTCTGTACATGAGCGAAGTCGAGACGGAGGCCGCCCGGAGGCAGCGCGAGCAGCGCACGGACCTGCTGAAGGAGCTCATGTACATGGGTTACAAGTTTGAGCAGTACATGTGCTCTGGTAAGGGTGGCAAAGGCCTCTAAACCCAggtctgagaagaagaagaagagtttggatttgatatcccgcttttcactacccgaaggagtctcaaagtggctaacattctcctttcccttcctcccccacaacaaacactctgtgaggtgagtggggctgagagacttcaaagaagtgtgactagcccaaggtcacccagcagctgcatgtggaggagtggagacacgaacccggttccccagattacgagtctactgctcttaaccactacaccacgctggctctcatatGAGCATATGGCTCGGTTCTGGGCGACGGTGTTGATCGCACTATCGAGaggcaatgtggtgtagtggttagcatgttggactaggacctgagagaccaaggttcaagcCCCCGCTCGGCCACAAAGCTCGCTAGGTGACCCTGGGCCAAGTCACTCTCTCTTGGCCTAacttacagggttgttgggaagatGAAATGGGGATAACCACATacgccatcttgagctcctcggaggaaaggtgggatagaaatgtaataaatgaatcaAAATCGGGGCTTTTCAGTTAAGAGCCGCGGTTCTTAAACATTTTTCCTCAGGGCcgcactttcagaataaaaatttgctcgtgGCAAAGCAGATTTTTAAGTgattaagaaatacattggaaaacacagCTAAGATTGTCCTTGGTGTCACTTTATGCTCTCATTTTGAAGAGATATccatattttgcaaataaaaaactaTTATTTCCATACtatactacaggtgaaactcgaaaaattagaatatcgtggaaaattccatttatgtaagcaattgttttcattagctactggagtttaatatatgagatagactcatgacatgcaaagcgagatatttcaagcctttgcttgttataattgtgatgattttggcgcgtacagctgatgaaaaccccaaagttgaaattgttaattgggggttctcatcagctgtacgccataatcatcacaattataacaagcaaaggcttgacatatctcgctttgcatgtcatgagtctatctcatatattaccatattttccggcgtataagacgactgggcgtataagacgacccccaacttttccagttaaaatatagagtttgggatatacttgactgcagattctccacccggcgtataagacgacacccgacttttgggaagattttcctggattaaaaagtagtcttatacgccagaatatatagtttcaccttttaagttgaattactgaaagaaatgaacctttccacgatactctaattttacgagtttcacctgtacactgaaatgtttaaatgttttgaCGGTCCTTGAATTTTCCCACCACGctttccatcctctcctgccacaccctttgagaaccactgttttaGAGAAGAGTTGAATAAGTTGTCATAGGGGGCATAAGATGGGTAGAAAAAGGCCGCATGGGGTGGAAAAGTGGATATGCCTTTCTCATAATAATCAGATCTTCAGGTTCATCCCCTTTAAGCCTAAGGGTGAGACACTCAGGGTAAACAAAGGAAATTAGTTCTTCAGCGCACaattgaactatggaactcactgctgtaAGGtacagtgatggctgccaacttggatggctttcagagATCAGGCAGATTCACTTTGTGCCTCTTTTGCCTCTGGAGAACACTCACTCTCAAGCGTGGTCCTCAAAAGGGTACGCGGCCCTGAACAAATCCAAGAACCAATTAATGAGCTTAAAATATAGCAAGCCACTTCTAACCTGTTGAATTATAGAGGCGTCggaagttgttgttgtgttgtgtctTTTGCTAGGGAGTTTTCCCTTTCTCGAATGCGAAGCGCCCAGAAGATGGGAGTAAatgtctcctccttctccagaTACTCCGGACGGGACTCCGGATCCGACGGGGGTGGTGAACACGAACGAGGCTTTCTGCATTGTGATCCGGACCCGCCTGGGAACCCACTCGCTGCTGTTCTCGGGAGAGGTGGACTGCACGGACCCCCGGAGCCCCTGGCCCGACCCCCCAAGCTGTTACGTGGAGCTGAAGACCAGCAAAGTCATGCACAGCCCTGCTCAGAGGAAGAGTTTTTACAGGTGAGGTGGGCGGGGAGATGAAAAGCAGGGAAACTATGGAGTCTTCTCCCTttccataaaaaaaaaactaggtaTACTGCAAAGACGTTctagaactacagctcccatcatgcctgactatTGTCCATGCTGCCTAGGTTCTGATGGAAGTCAGAGTTCAGTATCGCCTGGAAGTTCAGGGATTCTCCACCTTCGCGTTAAACAGGCTTCTGCCTTCAACCAGCCTAGCCATAATGCCACCCAGGCCATTTTTCCAGAATGCAAATCTAACATTTCTCAGCTCCTGTGGGAGAGCCCCGGCCTGTCTCTGCAGCAAAGTGCAGGGGATCTTactaggatttaaaaaaaaagaaaagatgtgtGCTTGCTGGTAGCACTCTCACCCTTAGTAACTTTCTCCCCGGAAGATGTCTTCAAAGTTTTAACCACTTTCTCTGTCAGGGGACTGGATCTCTTACTCTCTTGCTAATTTGCTGTTAGTGGAGGGCCGGTCCTGCTTGCAGCCTTCATGCAGGCATCTGCCTGACCATGCTGGGGAACATGAGGTAGGGCTGGGTGGTATCCTGCAGTGGCCTCCGAGACCATatcacaccagtcctgaaaggccCACATGGggtcccagtatgtttccaagcacagttcaaagtgttggtgctgacctttaaagccctaaacagccttggcccagtatacctgaaggagcgtctccacccccatcgttcaacccggacactgaggtccagctccgagggccttctggcggttccctcactgcgagaagtgaggttacagagaaccaggcagagggtcttctcggtggtggcacccgccctgtagaacaccctcccatcagatgtcaaggaaataaaacaactatatgacttttagaagacacctgaaggcagccatttagggaagtttttaatgtttgatgttttaatgtgtttgtaatattctgttgggagccacccagggtggcttgggaaacacagccagatgggcacagtataaataaaaaaaatattatctggttttcagcatcatgatatatcaccagctaaacactgaggtatatatcacaatgtctgtaataaagatggagctatgtagaggcactggctggcttcacggttttccctgctttgtgatttttgcacaacacacacaccatgattcacaatataatGCCAGGTCCAAAATTATGAAGCCGATAGCACagtatggacttcaaaccggtttgggacaatatatcgatatatcacccagccttAATGGGATGATGGCCTGAATAAGCAAGGGACCAGTGGCCTGTtaggtgttattggactacaactccagtcatccctggccattggccattctgcatggggctgatgggagctggagcccagcaacatctggcgggCCTTAAGGGGCTGTATCCTGCAAAGAACTTCCGCctttgcaacaggacttcctccctcctaaaaaaaacctttcagccCCCCCAATCCACTTTAAGAGGTTAGGGGaaatccccagaacagattttttttttggggggggtggcacaTGAGGCAAGGGGAAGGAAGTTGATGACTTTGTTGGACACAACCCTTAGCCTCCACCCCAACATAGGCCTCAAGTCTGTTTCTGAGCATAGCATCAGTACTTGGGAAGACGGCCGAGCGCTCGCGAGATCTCGAAGAGGGCGTTGGGCAGAGGGAGTGGATGAGCcagcttctctctccttcccaggcACAAGATGATCAAGTGGTGGGCTCAGTCCTTTCTGCCCGGAGTGTCTCGGATCGTGGCCGGGTACCGGGGGCCAGATGGCTCCATCGTGGAACTGGAGACGTTTGAGACGATGAAGATATTCCAGCTCATTAGGGTGagtccagcccaggaggaagggcagCCAGGCTGGGATCTTGgatccctccctttcctcctaaCCTCTCTCGGCTCCAAgggaaaaggtggtggtgggggtttgGGGGCACTAATTCTTCCTCCAGAGCGGCTCTCTATAAAGGTTCTACAGGTGATCggtggttacagggaacccccGTGAAGCTGTGCTCTAAAGTGAAAGTGCATCTTCCACAGAGGTTGCTGTAAGAGCCAGTCAGCCGGCAGATTTCAGGCTTGATGAATTGCTTGTTCACCAGAACTCCCAAGGTACGCCGTGACAAAACAGTAGCTTAGGTACAGAAGCACAGGTGGTCAGGTGCACACTTAAGAACTGAAAACACACACCTGCTCCTCTCAGGCATTGGCTTTCAGCACCAGAACTGTGTTGGAGgaaggctgaactagatggaccaacgagCCGGACTCtgcctaaggcagcttcccatgttccaggttgttgttgttgttcagtcgttcagtcgtgtccgactcttcgtgaccccatggaccagagcacgccaggcacccctatccttcactgcctcttgcagtttggccaaactcatgccagtcacttcgagaacactgtccaaccatctcatcctctgttgtccccttctccttgtgccctccatctttcccaacatcagggtcttttccagggagtcttctcttctcatgaggtggccaaagtactggagcctcaacttcaggatctgtccttctagtgagcactcagggctgatttccttcagaatggataggtttgatcttcttgcagtccatgggactcccaagagtctcctccagcaccataattcaaaagcatcaattcttcggcgatcagccttctttgtggtccagctctcacttccgtacattactactgggaaaaccatagccttaactatacggacctttgtcggcaaggtgatgtctttgctttttaagatgctgtctaggtttgtcattgcttttctcccaagaagcaggcgtcttctaatttcgtgactgctgtcaccatctgcagtgatcatggaacccatgtATCACCCCTAAAAtaacctccctccttcctcctgggcaggAGGACCCAGGCTGCTGGAAGCCGGCGGTGTGCATGAACTTTTGCGCGGCGTTCCTCGGCTTTGTGAAGAAAGTGGTGACCGAAGACAATCCAAAGTAAGTAGTCATGGTGGCTGAGGCCAGTGAGAGTTggcagtccaaaacacctggagggggaGCAGTCTGATGACGGCCGGTGAAGTATAGGAGGAAAACGAAATGGGAAGACTAGAGTGAATGTGGGGCTCCTACGGTAGCAAGGGAGAGCAACTCCTTGGCTTAGTCTCCCTTCCAGAGGAACCTGACGTTgtccctgctgctttctcctttctccaggtTGGTCCACCTCTTTGCCTGGGAGCCTGGCCACCCTGTCTCCTTCACGGTGCACCGGGACTCCGAGCACACCTTCCTGCCCGACTGGTACGTGGAGGCGCTGAGCAGCGAGAAGCCCTCGACTCCACACATCCCAGACTGATGGGCTGCAGCTGGAGGGAGaagctggatttttatttttatttttggtatctTGAGTGGGCGACGCAGGGTGGgcggttaaacacacacacagcagacacaAGGAGGCCGGCACCTGGTGCTCAGAAAGTCCGGGACATGCCTGGGAGGGCCCCCTACCCTCACATCATCACAATGAAGGAGGGACAGGGCAATAAACTATTATCGTAAACACAAATGTCTCCTAGCAGTGCTTAGTGAAGGGGattgcgtctctctctctctggtttatCGGGAAGGGCTTCTTAAAGGACAGTGGGGATAGAAGGGAGGTGGTTTGTCAATAAGTAAGTTTGATCCGTGGCAGCTCACATGAGAGATTAAGCCTTTTGCCTGTTTCTGCACAACAGCCTTCAGGTGTTTAAAAAGCAGTATTGCATCTTCCCCCTCAtccttctccaggttaaacatgcCCGGTTTCCTTCAACCTTTTCTCACAGGGCTTCCCATCCATAAGAATGTCTTCATTGCCCTCCCGTGAACCCAACTTGTCCATGTCCTCCTCTTTTAAAGTAGAGTCTCCACCAGTGGACCCAGTGAGGCCCCAGACAAGGTCTGAGTAGTGCAGGATACGAGTGAAACAGTcgcttctgttaatgcagcctcAAATCACATTCACCTTTTTTGAGTGCT is from Lacerta agilis isolate rLacAgi1 chromosome 2, rLacAgi1.pri, whole genome shotgun sequence and encodes:
- the DXO gene encoding decapping and exoribonuclease protein encodes the protein MTSQKSLMKPAIDTRTHDREDDAPRDCSAKRQKSDAKAPLTLPVTPSRYDAPFPFYRRPAELGHFSLDAQRCYHGDARRLRYYAPPPVEGPSPGFDLRDGYRDRYVKQDETVREGLEHLLRWITQNRKQLQTEDKGRPLNADFVTWRGHLTKVLTTPYENQDGWLLAVSLFRGTLYMSEVETEAARRQREQRTDLLKELMYMGYKFEQYMCSDTPDGTPDPTGVVNTNEAFCIVIRTRLGTHSLLFSGEVDCTDPRSPWPDPPSCYVELKTSKVMHSPAQRKSFYRHKMIKWWAQSFLPGVSRIVAGYRGPDGSIVELETFETMKIFQLIREDPGCWKPAVCMNFCAAFLGFVKKVVTEDNPKLVHLFAWEPGHPVSFTVHRDSEHTFLPDWYVEALSSEKPSTPHIPD